A window from Thalassophryne amazonica chromosome 15, fThaAma1.1, whole genome shotgun sequence encodes these proteins:
- the LOC117525588 gene encoding protein FAM83G, with protein sequence MALSQIQCLDDHHVNWRVSESKPEFFYSEHQRLALETLIADGRDAFTDYLRKHGVRPFLSEPELERLERTAEAYRPGHEHHQKPETPGPGNVTPGSWEDVGDAVSLEYWPDRSEESVPELDLGWPEAISYRGVTRVTVYTQPPAPGHTHIKEVVRKSIVSAQKVIAVVMDSFTDVDIFRDLLDASYKRRIPVYIIIDYAAVPCFLSMCGRADMHRGHLKNLRVRCCGGVEFFTRSAQKVRGSLSQKFLLVDGDRAIAGSYSFTWSSFRLDRNLITVITGQAVETLDLQFRELYLLSRSVSLSKVPMEDEPVPDPLPQVAPAPVSAAIARKLINPKYALVAMGTHASLTSSEQNSSNKNSQNPSGPKLLKNRVKDAMEDSHIHPGLLNLEKAYLIAYLPTWPEPDPPSDVIGFINIMDEKRAHKVHLQRSERFEVSQAIHFKSPLMLPSQNEDLFVRHGGKAAGTAEPLSVNTSAEAPVPVSAPDMQVSDHTSTAPKTDNDVTDSRGLPQQPDTHAQKPNEHNAVSAELQLTDQTTPKKTTAPPIPKRRTLQLVIDSTPSTEAVQPQVTLVKMDQFEILDEDISISERPVVVMSPGRGRLQSKDAAQDSGSNGDGSQDSTKVICDKMANDNPSSVSTASEEEFYDCSNPEPNAPLANGINSGSGRGHHQGDGLNMMARISQSMLDLREPSQPEDSAALIRQSQQLRRQGQPPPHRHIGQLFQTSRSPAREARQKGPPKLILSKPGSFRRLGQTAVPVIGGRSYWQSQALQLDSRQPDSSQQHMENRSGRSPRRHSPGYRKTDRSAPQTPTSPSGLLGVPFSKLSNFRHLRSRGGGSQKKAQQTNKDAR encoded by the exons ATGGCGCTGTCTCAGATCCAGTGTCTGGACGATCACCACGTCAACTGGCGCGTGAGTGAGAGCAAACCGGAGTTCTTCTACAGCGAGCACCAGCGGCTCGCGCTCGAGACGCTCATCGCCGACGGCCGCGATGCGTTCACGGACTACCTCCGCAAGCACGGCGTCCGGCCCTTCCTCTCGGAACCGGAGCTGGAGCGGCTGGAGCGCACGGCGGAGGCTTACCGTCCCGGGCACGAgcaccaccagaagccagagacGCCAGGGCCCGGGAACGTGACTCCGGGGTCCTGGGAGGACGTGGGGGACGCGGTCTCGCTGGAGTACTGGCCGGACCGGTCTGAGGAATCGGTGCCGGAGCTTGACCTGGGCTGGCCCGAGGCCATCTCTTACCGAGGGGTCACGCGTGTGACCGTGTACACGCAGCCTCCGGCCCCCGGGCACACGCACATCAAGGAGGTGGTGCGAAAGAGCATCGTGTCTGCACAGAAG GTGATCGCCGTGGTGATGGATTCATTTACCGACGTGGATATCTTTCGGGACCTGCTAGACGCCAGCTACAAACGCAGAATCCCTGTATATATAATCATCGACTACGCTGCGGTGCCCTGCTTCCTGTCCATGTGTGGTAGAGCCGACATGCACCGCGGACACCTAAAG AATCTGCGCGTGCGCTGCTGCGGTGGCGTGGAGTTCTTCACACGCTCGGCTCAGAAAGTACGCGGTTCTCTGAGCCAGAAGTTCCTTCTGGTGGATGGAGATAGAGCCATCGCTGGTTCCTACAG CTTCACTTGGTCATCTTTTCGTTTGGACCGGAACCTCATCACCGTGATAACAGGACAGGCGGTGGAGACCTTAGACCTTCAGTTTCGGGAGCTTTACCTGTTGTCCAGAAGTGTGTCCCTCAGCAAAGTGCCCATGGAAGATGAACCCGTCCCTGATCCGCTTCCCCAGGTGGCTCCTGCTCCGGTGTCAGCTGCCATTGCTAGGAAGCTTATTAATCCAAAATATGCACTTGTTGCCATGGGAACTCATGCAAGTCTCACTTCTTCTGAGCAGAACTCTAGTAACAAGAATTCCCAGAATCCTTCAGGGCCAAAGCTTTTGAAAAATCGTGTTAAGGATGCGATGGAGGATTCACACATACATCCTGGATTACTTAATCTGGAGAAAGCCTACTTGATTGCGTACCTGCCCACCTGGCCGGAGCCAGACCCTCCCAGCGACGTCATTGgcttcatcaacatcatggacgAAAAGCGAGCCCATAAGGTTCACCTACAGAGGTCGGAGCGGTTTGAGGTGAGCCAGGCTATACACTTTAAATCACCGCTGATGCTTCCATCTCAAAACGAGGACCTTTTTGTGAGACACGGCGGGAAAGCTGCAGGTACAGCTGAACCGCTGTCTGTGAACACGAGCGCGGAGGCGCCAGTGCCCGTGAGTGCACCTGACATGCAGGTCAGTGACCACACAAGCACGGCTCCAAAAACGGACAACGATGTAACAGATTCCAGAGGGCTTCCGCAGCAGCCCGACACGCACGCACAAAAACCCAACGAGCACAACGCTGTTAGCGCAGAGCTACAGCTCACAGACCAAACCACTCCAAAGAAAACTACAGCCCCGCCCATTCCTAAACGCCGCACTCTACAGCTGGTCATTGACTCCACCCCCTCAACGGAGGCAGTCCAACCGCAGGTCACTCTGGTGAAAATGGACCAGTTTGAGATTCTAGACGAGGACATTTCCATCAGTGAAAGACCTGTTGTCGTTATGAGTCCAGGCCGTGGCCGCCTACAGTCCAAGGATGCGGCCCAGGACTCTGGTAGCAACGGCGATGGTAGCCAAGACAGTACCAAGGTCATTTGTGACAAAATGGCCAATGACAACCCCTCCAGTGTTTCCACCGCATCCGAAGAAGAGTTCTACGATTGTTCCAATCCGGAGCCCAACGCCCCACTGGCCAACGGAATCAATTCAGGATCAGGCCGCGGGCATCACCAAGGAGACGGCCTCAACATGATGGCTCGCATATCTCAGAGCATGCTGGACCTACGGGAGCCGTCGCAGCCGGAGGATAGCGCGGCACTCATCCGCCAGTCGCAGCAGCTCCGCAGACAAGGGCAACCGCCGCCGCACAGACACATCGGACAG CTGTTCCAGACCTCTCGTTCTCCAGCTCGTGAAGCCCGACAGAAAGGACCACCAAAATTAATCCTTTCCAAACCGGGAAGTTTTCGCCGGCTCGGCCAAACTGCTGTTCCTGTGATTGGTGGACGCAGTTACTGGCAGAGCCAAGCGCTGCAGCTGGACTCACGCCAGCCGGACTCAAGCCAGCAGCACATGGAGAATCGCTCTGGGCGGTCACCACGGCGCCACAGTCCAGGTTATAGGAAGACCGATCGAAGTGCCCCACAGACACCAACCAGTCCATCAGGGTTACTAGGAGTACCGTTCTCAAAACTGAGCAATTTTCGACACTTGCGTTCTCGAGGAGGGGGCTCGCAGAAGAAGGCGCAGCAAACTAACAAGGATGCGAGGTAG